From the genome of Oncorhynchus clarkii lewisi isolate Uvic-CL-2024 chromosome 11, UVic_Ocla_1.0, whole genome shotgun sequence, one region includes:
- the LOC139420608 gene encoding DNA topoisomerase I, mitochondrial-like: MKLEDNEGHGGAETSSRKRTASESKIDESPTDRKRSKDGERDKKEETELKHKTKHSSSKHPRKPLQEPKITSSGGFKAVSENDHADVKTRSVAMDASLPSEKNTIDLNNNISAKHTESDERKVTKTELQEVDLFAPIEHSDMERSDKKSKKTGDSQKDNKHKHKSKSSKKGHHRTDERNPEQRKVGEISANSSDGNSKKRKSKDSCETDVLPTGDSKKETAVKKENAKKEREKKDRSGKDTKTSDEKKRKNKPEGKEESKKKKKDGDDGKTKKGGKKEGEDSTWKWWEEGNSNNGNKWTTLEHKGPLFPPEYEPLPNNVSFFYNGNPVKLTLPAEEVATFYAKMLDHEYTTKSSFQENFFTDWREEMSVEEREQIKKLSKCDFTHINKYFLDKSEEKKAMTKEQKQVLKEENNKLTEEYGFCELDGHREKIGNFRVEPPGLFRGRGEHPKMGKLKKRIQPEEITINCSKGSNIPVAPKGHRWRKVQHDNTVTWLASWVENVQGNFKYVMLNPSSKLKGEKDWQKYEVARKLKLKVETIRRLYREDWKNREMKTRQRGVALYFIDKLALRAGNEKEESETADTVGCCSLRVEHITLHQEKGGQEFMVEFDFLGKDSIRYYNEVPVEGRVFKNLKLFMENKEPEDDLFDRINTTYLNKHLNQSMPGLTAKVFRTFNASTTLQEQLNKLTTADMSLEEKLLSYNRANRAVAILCNHQRAAPKTFEKSMQNLQDKIAQKQQQLDVARKELKEAKKEHKRGGTERTRKLVEKKEAVVKRLEEQLKKLQLQMTDREENKVIALGTSKLNYLDPRISVAWCRKFNVPIEKIYNKTQRDKFAWAIDMTEEDFQF, encoded by the exons ATGAAACTGGAAGACAATGAAGGGCATGGAGGAGCCGAAACATCCAGCAGGAAAAGAACAGCATCAGAGTCTAAGATTGATGAGAGCCCAACAGACAG gaagaggagtaaggatgggGAAAGGGACAAAAAAGAGGAAACTGAGCTGAAGCACAAG ACGAAGCACTCCAGTTCTAAGCATCCTCGTAAACCTCTGCAGGAGCCGAAGATCACAAG TTCTGGGGGCTTTAAAGCTGTCTCGGAGAACGACCATGCAGATGTGAAGACCAGAAGTGTAGCCATG gATGCATCACTACCTTCTGAAAAGAA CACCATTGACTTAAACAACAATATCTCTGCCAAGCACACGGAATCAGATGAGAGGAAAGTGACCAAGACTGAGTTACAGGAAGTTGACTTGTTTGCACCAATTGAGCATTCAGATATGGAGAG GTCTGACAAAAAATCTAAGAAAACTGGGGATTCACAAAAAGATAACAAACACAAG CACAAATCTAAAAGTAGCAAAAAGGGACACCACAGGACAGACGAGAGAAACCCTGAGCAGAGAAAAGTTGGTGAAATATCAGCTAACAG TTCCGATGGCAACTCTAAAAAGAGGAAGAGCAAAGATTCATGTGAAACTGATGTTCTACCGACAGGTGACAGTAAAAAAGAAACTGCCGTAAAAAAGGAGAATGccaagaaagaaagggagaaaaaaGATAGAAGTGGTAAAGACACAAAGACATCCGATGAGAAGAAACGTAAAAATAAGCCAGAGGGAAAAGAGGAAtctaagaagaagaaaaaagatgGAGATGATGGGAAGACCAAGAAGGGTGGGAAAAAAGAAGGGGAGGACAGTACATGGAAATG GTGGGAGGAAGGTAATTCCAACAACGGGAACAAATGGACCACGTTGGAACACAAAGGTCCACTTTTCCCACCAGAATACGAACCATTACCAAATAACGTGTCTTTCTTTTACAATG GGAACCCTGTAAAACTGACTTTGCCTGCTGAGGAAGTAGCCACGTTTTACGCCAAGATGCTGGACCATGAGTACACAACCAAGAGTTCCTTCCAGGAGAACTTCTTCACCGACTGGAGAGAG GAAATGTCagtagaggagagggaacagatcAAGAAGTTGTCGAAGTGTGATTTCACACACATCAACAAGTACTTCCTGGATAAGTCTGAGGAGAAGAAGGCTATGACTAAAGAACAGAAACAG GTCCTGAAAGAGGAGAACAACAAGCTGACGGAGGAGTATGGCTTCTGTGAGCTGGACGGTCACCGGGAGAAGATCGGGAACTTCCGTGTGGAGCCACCGGGGTTGTTCCGTGGCCGGGGAGAACACCCCAAGATGGGCAAGCTGAAGAAGAGGATCCAGCCAGAGGAAATCACCATCAACTGCAGCAA AGGCTCCAATATTCCGGTGGCCCCAAAGGGCCACAGGTGGAGGAAGGTGCAGCATGACAACACAGTGACCTGGCTAGCCTCCTGGGTGGAGAACGTCCAGGGAAACTTCAAGTACGTCATGCTCAACCCCAGCTCCAAACTCAAG GGGGAGAAGGACTGGCAGAAGTACGAGGTGGCTCGTAAACTCAAGCTTAAGGTGGAGACCATCAGGAGGCTGTACCGTGAGGACTGGAAGAACCGAGAGATgaagaccagacagagaggagtggcTCTCTACTTCATCGACAAG ctGGCCCTGCGAGCGGGGAATGAGAAGGAGGAGAGTGAGACAGCGGACACGGTGGGCTGCTGTTCTCTGAGAGTGGAACACATCACCCTGCACCAGGAGAAGGGGGGCCAGGAGTTCATGGTGGAGTTTGACTTCCTGGGCAAAGACTCTATTCGCTATTATAACGAGGTGCCTGTGGAAGGCAGG GTTTTCAAGAACCTGAAGCtgttcatggaaaacaaggagcCTGAGGATGACCTGTTTGATAGAATAAAT ACTACCTACCTGAACAAGCACTTGAACCAGTCCATGCCGGGGCTGACAGCAAAAGTGTTCCGAACCTTCAACGCCTCCACCACTCTGCAAGAACAGCTCAACAAGCTCACCACTG CTGATATGAGTCTGGAGGAGAAGCTGCTGTCCTATAACCGAGCCAACAGAGCTGTGGCCATTCTCTGtaaccaccagagggcagcaCCCAAGACATTTGAGAAATCCATGCAAAACTTGCAGGACAAG ATTGCGCAGAAGCAGCAACAGTTAGATGTGGCCAGGAAGGAGCTGAAAGAAGCCAAAAAAGAGCACAAGAGGGGCGGAACTGAGAGGACCAGGAA GCTTGTTGAGAAGAAGGAGGCTGTGGtgaagaggctggaggaacagctgAAGAAACTCCAGCTGCAGATGACTGACAGGGAGGAGAACAAGGTCATCGCTCTGGGCACATCCAAACTCAACTACCTGGACCCCAGGATATCAGTGGCCTG GTGTAGGAAATTCAATGTGCCAATCGAGAAGATTTACAACAAAACCCAAAGAGACAAGTTTGCTTGGGCTATTGATATGACTGAAGAAGATTTTCAGTTCTGA
- the LOC139420609 gene encoding zinc finger and BTB domain-containing protein 14-like: MLQFRAGAARPSAYARPQANNTQSVLFPFDCLTYIGDVLKGTTYCTTEYQFKMSETVKYMDDEHKTIFLKILNEQRLEGEHCDIAVVVEDVKFRAHRCVLAACSNYFKKLFKKHEVDNSSVIEIDFIRSDIFEEVLNYMYTAKISVKIKDVNLMISSGQILGIRFLDKLCSQKRDMSTEERNSQNDKPFPCDILKMALPTDDPTLGQDNDLQVLGDHDDTPTDDLVEEPMTNHDLDKSPNTALRVTEAILKEWPPANEDVHKVSCYDQDVEPMDTEQKDLAGHTTTTLAFADSIGEVKDEQPPGWTTATTDMKFEYLLYGQREQLACQICGKTFIDENRLRKHEKLHSAERPFICEICSKAFTTQAHLKEHLKIHTGFKPYRCDVCGKSFIRAPDLKKHERVHSNERPFGCQMCDKAFKHKSHLKDHERRHRGEKPFVCSSCTKAFAKASDLKRHENNMHSERKQMPPSALQTETEQLQAAAMAAEAEQQLDSIACS; encoded by the exons ATGCTGCAGTTCCGTGCTGGCGCAGCGCGTCCTTCCGCTTATGCTCGTCCTCAGGCCAACAACACACAAAGTGTATTATTCCCTTTTGACTGCTTGACATATATCGGAGACGTTCTCAAGGGGacgacatattgtactacag AATATCAATTCAAGATGTCAGAGACCGTGAAGTACATGGATGATGAACACAAGACCATCTTCCTGAAGATACTGAATGAGCAACGGTTGGAGGGTGAACACTGTGACATCGCGGTGGTGGTTGAAGATGTGAAGTTCAGGGCACACCGCTGTGTGCTGGCAGCGTGTAGCAACTACTTCAAAAAGCTGTTCAAGAAGCATGAAGTCGACAACTCCTCAGTCATAGAAATCGACTTCATCCGCTCAGACATCTTCGAGGAGGTGTTGAACTACATGTACACGGCCAAGATTTCTGTGAAGATAAAGGACGTGAATTTGATGATTTCTTCAGGCCAAATACTCGGAATCCGTTTTCTGGACAAACTCTGTTCACAGAAGCGTGACATGTCCACTGAAGAAAGGAACAGCCAAAATGACAAACCCTTTCCCTGTGATATTCTCAAAATGGCTCTCCCTACTGATGACCCTACATTGGGCCAGGATAACGACTTGCAGGTGCTCGGTGACCATGACGACACTCCTACTGACGACCTTGTGGAAGAGCCAATGACCAATCACGACTTGGACAAATCTCCCAACACGGCGTTGAGAGTGACGGAGGCCATTCTCAAAGAATGGCCTCCTGCCAATGAGGACGTGCACAAGGTGAGCTGTTACGACCAGGACGTGGAACCCATGGATACGGAGCAAAAAGACCTGGCGGGTCACACCACAACGACCTTAGCGTTCGCTGACAGCATCGGCGAGGTGAAGGACGAGCAGCCCCCCGGTTGGACCACAGCCACGACGGACATGAAGTTCGAGTACCTCCTCTACGGCCAACGGGAACAGCTCGCCTGCCAGATCTGTGGAAAGACCTTCATCGACGAGAACCGTTTGAGGAAACACGAAAAGCTGCACTCGGCCGAACGTCCGTTCATCTGTGAAATCTGCAGCAAAGCCTTCACTACCCAGGCTCACCTGAAGGAGCATCTGAAGATCCACACAGGCTTCAAGCCCTACCGCTGCGACGTGTGTGGCAAGTCCTTCATCCGAGCGCCTGACCTCAAGAAGCACGAGCGGGTCCACAGCAACGAGCGTCCCTTCGGCTGCCAGATGTGTGACAAGGCCTTCAAGCACAAGTCCCACCTGAAGGACCACGAGAGGCGCCACAGGGGCGAGAAGCCTTTCGTCTGCAGCTCGTGCACCAAGGCCTTTGCTAAAGCCTCAGACCTAAAGAGACATGAAAACAACATGCACAGCGAGAGGAAGCAGATGCCGCCCAGCGCCCTGCAGACCGAAACTGAACAGCTGCAGGCAGCAGCCATGGCCGCCGAGGCCGAGCAACAACTGGACTCCATAGCGTGCTCATAG